aacGTTATAAGACCAATACCTCTTCTTCAAGGTCCCGCCATCAAATTGGAGCCCAATTTAAAGCCGTTAGTCTTTGGGCGTTACTTGCTGGTAACCCCTTCTATATGGGATTGGGTTGGGGGTGGTGGCTTGAGTCAGGCTTGAGTCGGGGTTGGGGTTGTGGGTGGGGAAGAAGATGATAatgaataaaaagaagaaacatgAAGAGGAAAGAAGCAAATagaaaatttaaaagaaaatataaaaatatttttgtgttttttgttttttaatattcatttttatttttttaagtaaattaTAATCCATGTGTGTCAGACATCAGTGACATGTTAATTAATGAGGCCACGTCAGCCAAGGTCGTCTAAATTGGGCTCCAATTTGATGGCGGGTCCCAATTAACACAAATTAGAACAAAAGGTAAAAATTGCTCATTTTAAACAAGGAGAACCCAAATTGCATAAGCACTAAACATCAGGAGCCGCAACTAcaattaaacatttttttataggcaaaatttATGTTCCAAGATCCAAACTTTGGACCTTCTCCTTTCTAAATCTTATGTCCTAAGCTTCTATTGCTTGAACTATAGTTCGGGACACCTAAGATGATATAGATAAGTGAATGACTTGATATTATTTCCTAATCTATACTTATTCATTTAGTaattgccaaaaaaaaaaattacattaagcTAAGGATACTATGTAGATGAGATAAACATGATTTTATAAGAACGACAATTTAATCTCTCATCATAAGGGTAGAATAAGAATATTATTAAACTTTTTCCTTTGTGTCAGTTTTCATTAGGTTGTTCAAGATGAATCAGACTGAACCGAACCGCAAAAAACGAGtcattttttgcaaaaaaatggGTTGGTTAGCCGAAAATTGGTTTTCGGTTAAAAAAACGGTTTCTGGTGGTTTAGATTAGTCGGTTCCGGCTTGAGCTCCGGACTGACCGAGCCGACCAAACcagattttattaaaaaaaaagagcctAGCCCAAATCTCATGAGAACCCTGACCTTATAATATAAATACTATCATTATCCACATTGTGCCTCCCAAACCCTACCAGCCACCACTTCTCCCCTTAAACCCTAGCAGCCACCATGCGACTCTCAAACCTTAACCGCGATAGCCACCAGCCCACCACTTCTCCTTTCTTCTTGCTGTCAGCATGGACTTCCGATGAGCTACGCCACCACATCCGCTTCTCTCTTCCCCTCGTCGCAACGACCCTCTAAGTCAGCGCCAACCACCACTTATCCTCTGTTGCCTGCTTCACCGTCATCAGGTTCGAGGAGGAACCTTCACGCGCTTCTTTTCTTTTACTGCATCTTCCTTAGATCTGAGTATGGAAGTTGAAGACGATATCAACAGATCTAGGTTTCTTCCATCTGTTGCACTTTCATTAGCCTCAGATCTTTTGCACAAGTGAGTAAAGCTCGACGAGGACAGACGAGAAGACAAAGAAGACACTCACGAAGATGAGGAGTTGAAGAAGACGCTTGCTAGCAGTTTGCCTTACTATTTCATAGTGTCACAGGGGATAAATGACATTGAAAAATAGTCCAGGTGTTCTTATTTGAATGAAAGTGGTACTTAACACAACTATTGTGCTttgttttaatttgtgaaaTTTTGTACTCATCACTGGAAAGCAAAGAATTTCTTCCTCTTCACTATTCTTTTCCTCATCGGTTACCATTTAACCGATCTGATTAACCCGTACCCACAACACCCGAGGTCCGACCAAACCGACGCTTTACACGGACGGTGGCAGACCTGGGTTTTTGGTGATTTTCACCGAACAAAACCGACGCCAGCGGCCAAAACCAACTGTAACCGGCCAATGGACAACCCTAGTTTCATGCCTCATTAGAGAGGATTTCTGAAACTATGGGGTTCACATGTTTTTTTGCCCCTTCCACTTGTTTTCCATTGTGATCCAAACAATAAAAAACTCCCCTTTTCATGTGTAATCCTTCCATCTAACTTCCTTCCTTTCATATTACCGAGAAACAAACGTAGAACAAGAGAAAATTACATTCACCTCTCGTGAAGTATTctaaattcatttttttggtTGAAGCATTCTAAATTCTAATACTTCATTGAGCATCCTTTGTAAAATCTAATTGACACAATTTACCCCTTTTCTAACGGGAGTAGACGGTGACCGACTAGCAGACCTTCACCATTTCAGCACTCACCTCCACCAAGCTCCTTGTCGTCACCCTCCTCCCGGAGCTTCTTGGCCAAAACCTGTCACCGGTCCTCCACAGCACCACCCTTCACCGCCGCAAACAACCACACCGCGCCTCGGAGTCGGAGCTGTCATCACGTCGCACCTGACTTCGTATTCACACAACAAAACTAAATCGGGTATGAAATAATTGCCTTCCTTAACCTCCTCCTATTTTAATTCACACACGTTCCTCCATTCTACCTCTCTTCATTCATTCCCTCTCTCACATTCCATTGCTTTTAATTTGGTTGTTGCAAAGTTTCTTGGTTGTTAATTTTTTGGCAATCGAAACTTGAAAATGCTAGAATACCTCCAATAGAGATTGTCTCTCTCTGATAACGATAAGGAATGTGAGGGATTTTGAATTTTCACAAATTACAGGGGTGTGGCTGCAATTTCCACTAACAATAAATATATGAGAGATGTAATTACTTTAAGACGACTAGTTTGACTTGGACTGTACGAGAGTTGCCAATAAAAAGGTGTAAGGTGTGGCGTTCCAATAACGTGTAGCACGTTCTTGGGCGTGCTTGGGAGAGACATGTCCACTTAATATCATCTAAGAACTTCTGAAGATCAGTCTCATGACGGTCGGTATGGAATACATTATGAAACCAAAATGAAAAGGCGTGGCTTCATCTTACCTGTTTCCTCTGCTCTGCATATTTTCTTTCAACTCCATCCATGTTTTCCTTAAGATCTGATCCCTGTCCAGAGTGGATCTACGATGTCCTTTTGAGTTATTGTGTTAATGATGACTCTGCTAAATCTTTTGCATCACTTCTCTACACCACTCTCACAGAGGCTGGAGTTGATGTTTTCAAGGACGATGGCAAGCTTAGAAGTGGCGATCAGATATCATATTTCTCCTCAGTGCTTCATGCAATCGGAGTTTCTAGAATTTCCATCATTGTTTTCTCAAGAAACTATGCTGCATCTCAATGGTGTATGGAAGAGTTGGAAAAAATAATGGAGTGCCGCAGAACCATATCTCAGAGGGTAATCCCTGTATTCTATGAAGTAGATCCCTCTGATGTATTTATGCAAGAAGGTGCGTTTGGAGAAGGTTTTGAAGACAAATTGATAAGTTGGAGGGCAGCTCTCAGTGAAGCTAACAACATATTAGGACTTCACTCAGTGGATTCAAGGTAATCAAGTTATATTTTGCATTTGGTTTTGATTTTTGCTCTCCATATTTATGCTTTTAGGCTCTGATTGGCATATCTAGCTGATCACCACCCGGAAGCGGTAGCATGTCCTTCCCATCAAATGTTTTTCGCGAGATTCGAATTCGTGCACTCATTCTTACGTGAGTTTAACTTGCTTATCACTAGACCAATACCTTGTTGATATTTTatactaatttaaaaataattattactttAAAAATAAGGTTTAAGCTAGTTGAAATATCTTGTCAAACAAAGCCTTTGTTACTATTATTAACAATGtgatttttaaatgaaaattgtTTTGTTCACACTTGTAATAATTgccatgagactaatctctcAACCCCACAGTCAGCGCTCTAAGCGCTAGGGGACCAAAGAGTTATTTTCttgcattttcttttcttttgaatGATGGACTGAAGCACCCTAGTGCTCCATATTAATatatttggcttataaaaaaagagaaaagagaataaTAAGAGTGtgaatatatcattactctttttAAATATCCCAAAATATATACCTCcttcttctaatttttttcatgttacaacctattttattttttattttcattttcttcttatgTTTTTTGCTCATTTGGGACCGggcattttttaatatttttctggGCTGGGGTTGACATGATAATTTGAATTCAAAGAATGTATTTCCTACAGTGTTCTTCACTTCTTTGTTCACTTAGAATAATTAAATAGTTAGTTTTATATGATTATTATACAAATGATTTGATTTTACATGTAAAATACAATTGGGAGAGAGAACTTTTTGTCCACTGAGTTGGGATTGTACATGTTAAGGCAGACTTGCTAGCAGAGAATTGCTCTTTGGTTCACATTCTGTTAGAAATCATACGTTAGATCCACACACCACCACAAAACCCTAAGCTTAAGGTGAAAGGTGGGTGTGATCTAAGTTATATATACACTCTTTCCTTTTCTAATCTAGGCAATGTGGGACTCGTTTGAGTCACCACTTGTTATTTTCTATTACATTCTATAGGAGGGAACACGACGAGATCAACAAAGTAGTTGAAGATGTTATGGAAGATGTTAAGGCAGACTTGCTAGCCTTCAGACAATCGAAGGATCTAGTGGGGATAGAATCTCGTGTGCAAGATGTGGTTCGACTGCTGAACAGCCAACAATCACAACATCCACAAATACTAGGGATATGGGGTATGGCAGGGATAGGTAAAACAACCATTGCCAAAGAAGTTTTTTCTCGAATTGGTCATGGTTTTGAGGCTCTTGTATTCCTTAATAATGTCAGGGAATGCACACTAGAACATGGGTTGCTTTCTTTACAGCATAAGCTTCTTTCTACAATCTTCGAAACAGAAGAACTACAGCTACATTCAATTGAATCAGCAAAAAAGATACTGCGGGAAAGActtcatgatagaaaaataCTTGTTATACTTGATGACGTGAATGAGCCAGAGCAGCTAAATGCTCTGTGTGGAAGTCGTGACTGGTTTAGTTCGGGCAGTGTTATAATCGTCACCACAAGAGATAGGCGTCTACTCAAGACGCTTGGAGTTGACCATGTGTATAGAGTGCCAGAGCTGGACCAAATTGAGTCTCTTGAGCTTTTTTGTTGGCGTGCATTCAGCCAAGCAAGTCCTGGAGAAGATTTTGTTGAACTTTCCAGAAAAGTAGTTGCTTACTCTGGGGGATTGCCACTAGCTCTTAAAGTCACTGGGCGCACTGTGTTTGGAAGTGACGCATCAGAGTGGAAGAGTCTGTTACCCAAACTCAAAAGAGATCTCGATCACAAACTTTACCGAGTTCTAAAAAGTTGTTTTGATGATTTAGACGAGACAGCTAAAGTAGTAGGCCTTGATATAGCATGTTTCTATAGCGGGATGGACCGAAATGAAGTGATACAGATGTATGCATTTTCAGCAGAAGTTGCATTACAAGTTCTTCAAGACCAAAGccttttaattattaatgagAATAACAAGCTCAGAATGCACGTTCTGCTGCAACATGCGGGAAGAGAATTCCAAAAGGAGAAGGTGTTGCAGAAGGTTGCTCTGGTACGTATAGGttattgtgtgtgtgtgtgtgtatctTCAACAAGAAGAAAACTGCTAACTAACACTATATCTAAATGCtctttgatattttatttttaatttcaggGAAAAATCTACGACGTGTTCTTGAGTTTCAGAGGGAAAGACAGTCGCCCAAAATTCGTTTCACATCTCCATACCTCTCTCGAAAATGCTGGAATATATGTTTTCAGAGATGATGATGAAATTCGGCGGGGAGATACGATCTCAGACTCATTACTGCGAAGTCTCAGACAATCTAGAATTTGTATTGTTGTTCTGTCAAAACATTATGCTAATTCAAAATGGTGCATGCTAGAGTTGGAGAACATAATGGAATATCGCCAAACCATGGGTCTGGTGGTTGTGCCAGTGTTCTACGAGGTAGATCCCTCAGATGTACGTCATCAAGCAGGTGAGTTTGGAAAAGCTTTTGAGGATCTTATAACAAGAACCTCACTGGATGAAGAAGACGACACTGTGCAAAATTGTAGGACAGCACTCCTTCAAGTTGGTGGCATAGCAGGTGTTGTCATCATAAATTCCAGGTagtttagttttagttttttatctatatatttaaccttatgaaaaaaaattaaacctgtgTTTTGATTTTTGTGGTATTTCAAATTGTCTAACATTGGAATATCATCCAAAATAATTGAATGTCTCTCGGAAGTGATTTTTGTGCAATGCcatgaaataaaatttaattttagtgtACTGTTTTACTTTTATAGTGATTCTTTTAATTACTCCAACACTGCTTCTACCATGAACCACAACTTGGCAGCTCTTTCTTCTTTCCCATGGTTCTCGTTTTATGCAATGGCAAATTGGCAATCACTCAAAGTCAAATAAGTTGTCTTTTCTCTCACATGTTACCCCTCAACATTAtaaattgaaagttgaaacgAAATTAGATTTGATGTGTGAAAAACTTAATAATAAGTGTCAATTGTTTATTAGAGAACAGTACCAACAAAACATATGGTACTGTACGTAAGTTTTGTCCTAGATCCACCTGAATAAATAAGATGTTCACGTGGATACAAGCGGAGCTGTCAACTTTTCTCAATTAGATCTCCTCTTCTTTTGTATTTTATGACCACCCCAGTTTGTATAATGGTAATATGATCATTTATGCACTAATTCTAGGGTTCATATTTTACAGGAACGAAAGTGAGGATGTCAAGAAAGTAGTTGAAGATGTTACTGATTTGCTTGGCAAGACAGACTTATTCGTTGCTGAGCACCCAGTGGGGGTAGAAGCTCGTATTCAAGATGTGATTCAACTTTTGCATAGTCATCAATCCAAAGCTCCTTTGCTACTTGGGATATGGGGGATGGGGGGGCTGGGCAAAACAACCATTGTAAAAGCTGTTTATAATCAAATTCGTCGTGATTTTGAGGCTAAGAGCTTCCTCCTAAATGTCAGAGAAGTTTGCGAACAAAATAATGGTATAGTTTCTTTACAACAGAAGCTTCTTTCTGATATCTACAAAACAACCAAGATAAAGATAGATAATGTTGAATCAGGAAGAGTGGAATTGAAGAGAAGACTTAGCCAGAAGAAAATATTTCTTGTGCTTGATGATGTCAATAGATTGGACCAACTGGCTTCTTTGTGTGGAAGTTGTGAATGGTTTGGCCAAGGAAGTAGAATTATCATCACAACCAGAGATGAAAATATAGTCAGCAGGGCATTTGGAGTTGAGCTTGTATATAGAATAAAAGAAATGGATGAGAAGGAATCTCTTGAGCTTTTTAGTTGGCATGCATTTAAACAACCAATTCCTGGAGAAGGCTATGCTGACCTTTCAAGAGATGTAGTTGAGTACTGTGGGGGATTGCCGCTAGCTCTTCAAGTAATCGGGTCCTTTTTGTTGACTAGGAGGAGGACTacagagtggaagaatgtgctggAGAAACTCAAAGTGATTCCCAATGGTGAAGTAATGGAGAAGCTAAAAATAAGTTTTGATGGTTTAAGTGATGATGATATTAAAGAAATATTCCTTCACTTAGCTTTTTTCTTTATCGGGATGGACCAACATGATGTAATTAAGATATTGAAAGACTGCGAGCATTTTGCAGAAATTGGAATAAGTGTGCTTGTACAACAAAGCCTTGTAACTATTGATAGGAAGAACAGGATCGGAATGCATGATTTGCTACGAGACATGGGAAGAGAAATCGTCCGCAAGAAATCAGTAGATGGGGGCAAGGAGCCTAGTAGATTATGGCATTACCAGGATCTGGATTTTGTATTATCAAAAGATACTGTAAGAACTTCCTGCATCTACTGTTTTTGTTTCTAAAATATCTAAACTCAGAGGATGCTAAATGACCTTTGATGACCCAGTTATTTCTTGTCCTATTTTCTCAGTAATTGTGAATATATATTATCTTTGATTGTGAATCGTCTTGTGCTACTTGGTTCCCAGTAACAGATTATGGGCTTCAAACCTCTTAGTTTTATTCAGTTGCACTAGTAGATGTGTCTCATTTTGTTCATTTTGTTTCGCAGAGAAAGACAGATGTTCAGGGACTGACTTTGAAGTCTCCAGAAATGGATACAACTTATAACTTCGAAGCCAAAGCATTTGAGAAGATGGATAAACTTAGATTGCTTCAACTTGCTGGCGTGAAAATTGATGGAGATTACAAGTATCTTTCAAAAGATCTTAGATGGCTTTGCTGGCATAGATTTCCTTTAAAATACACACCAACAGACTTTCATCAACAAAGTTTAGTTGCCATTGACTTCAAATATTCCAATCTGGAACAAGTTTGGAAGAAGTCCCAGGTACAAgttataattcttttttttatacttttaaaGATAGAGTTTAAACTGTTGGACGTCTTTagatgatttttttcttttttcatcaaATTTTCCTATGCTGTTGTcaacaaatatttttaaatttgttttatGTAGTTGCTGAAGAAGCTGAAATTTCTGAATCTTAGTCATTCTCCTAACTTGAGACAAACTCCAGACTTTTCAAACTTACCAAATCTTGAAAAGTTAGTACTTAAAGACTGTTCTAGTTTGTCTTCGATTTCTCATACTATTGGAAATCTCAATGAACTGGTTCTGCTAAATTTGAAGAACTGTACAAGCCTTCATTCACTTCCAAAAAGCATCTATAAGTTGAAGTCATTAAAAACTCTTATTTTGTCTGGATGTTCAAAAATTGACAAGTTGGAAGAGGATATAGAACAGATGGAATCTTTAACCATCCTGGTTGCAGATAACACTGCAATAACAAGAGTTCCCTTTGCTGTAGTGAGATCCAAAAGCATTGGATATATTTCTTTGTGCGGCTATGAAGGATTCTCACGTGATGTATTTCCATCAATTATACGATCTTGGATGTCTCCaactaataatattttattccaAGTTCAAACATCTTCTATGGGCATGTCATCCCTTGATATCTTGTATGAACAAAACAGTAGTTCATCAGGTCTATTCTATGCTCTAAAGGATCTTCAGAAGCTTCGACGCCTTTGGGTGAAGTGCGACTCAGAAGTTCAGCTGAATGAATGTGTAGAAAGAATTTTGGATGCACTAAAAATCACAAATTGTGCGGAATTAGAAGCAACACCAAGCACATCTCAAGTCTCAAACAATAGTTCTGCTTTACTTGATTGTCACAATCAAGTTCGCATTTCAGGGTCAAAACTTTCGTCGACTTCTCTTTTGATACAAATGGGAATGAACTGCCGTGTCTTCAATACTCTTAAAGAAACTATTTTACAGGTTCTCTCtctgtctttcttctttttacaAGCATAATAGTACAAATGAGTTTATTTTATACATCacaattttaaaatgttttatAGACTTACTCATGttgaataatttaattttatacatGCATGTACACTGTACAGATGTCCCCCATTGAGTCTGGTTTACTTCCCAGTGACGACTATCCTGATTGGTTAACATTCAATAGTGATTGTTCTTCTGTAACTTTTGAAGTCCCTCAAGTGGATGGGCGCAACTTGAGGACAATCATGTTCATTGTCTATTCTTCTTCCCCAGACAATATCACATCAGAAGGCCTGAAAAATGTGTTGATGATAAATTGCACAAAGAACACCATTCAGCTCTATAAGAAAGGTGCATTAGGATCCTTTAATGAAGAGGAGTGGCAGAAAGTAGTATCAAACATAGAACCTGGTAACAAAGTGAAGGTGGTTGTCTTTTTTGAGAAAGAATTCATTGTGAAGAAGACATCAGTTTATCTCATATATGATGTGCCAACTGACCAAAAGACAGAACACTGCCATGAGCCAGATAAGAGTGTTCCTGTTTCCGGTGGTGATGAAAATGTTAGTAATAATAGGCTAAATTTAGGCTCATTCTATATGATATTTTTTCATATTGTTATGCAAGTAAGCATTGATTCAACTCTTTCTTCAAAATAGTGTTAAAAGTTTTCCTACTCTTTATATATTTGTCTCAGGACTTTTCTCAACCTGAAGGTAGCAACGCTGATCCACCTCCTtgcttaaagaaaaagaaaatcaagCATAAGGATACTCAAAAACCAATTCCTAATGACATTGTTGAGAAATTTCCAGAGGTAAACTCGTTaaatttatcttttaaaatatttcCAATTTGAGCTTTGAACTTTgttctttttactttttttcagtataaaaccaCAGAATCCTTCTTCTGTAAAATTTCAAACTCGAATTCcttcttctatttctttttctttgagcTCTGATGGCAGTTTGGAAGTTGACCATTTATTTTTGGCTTTGGCTTTGTAGATACCTGGAGGTGAAGCTGTATATGTTTATAGAGAGGCTGATCGAAACGTTCCCCCAGGtccaaatttttctttaaactCTGAACCTTATGATTTTGTCAATTATGAACCAGTCACATTAACTCCTAAAATTCCTGTAGAAACTCAAGGTCCTCAAATTCCTCCTTCTGGTATTCCCACTCGAACCAACATAGAAGTTCCTTCTCCTCCAATAGAAAATCCACTCAAAGAAGCTGCTGTTTCTGAAAATGAGCCTCTTCAGAATCCATTTCCAAAGATTGTTAATCCTTCAGGTCCAACTTCTGAAGCTCAAATTCTTGATACTTTGAATGAACCAACTGTTCAACAACAAGAATCTCCTCCATGTCCCTCTTTAAACATAAAAGATTATGAAAAGATGCTTGAAGATGACCCCTTTCAACTTATGATGAAAATCATTTCGAAAGAGATTCATTTCTCTGACACTAAACAAATTAGCACCAAGACTTCTGAGTCTTCAACATCTACTCCTCTTCCCATGTTGATCAACCAACTGAAGGAGCTTATATTTTCAGTGGACTTAATCGAAGCATTACCGTCGAACACCTTTCTGAGCAATCAAATTCGGAAGGTAATGGATGAGATTGAGGTTCATCAAGATAAACTCAAAGCTTACCGAGATATAGGAGTTGGAAATTTCTGTTATTGGTACAATGATCTTACTTCAACCAtagatcaaataaaaaattcaaaactctTTATATTCCAACTTGAAGCTGATCAGGAGGAAATTAGACAAAAGTTAATGAAAACTCGAAGCAAGTATGATGGTGCTATTGCTGCAGTTTTGATGGGGGCTTCGAGACGTTGTGAAATCAAGAATGAAATTCAATCACTCAAGCAACAAATTTCTGAGCTTGAGAAGGAAGATGCTTTGATTATTGAGGAAGAACTTAAATGTGAGGATCAAAAGAGAAACATCATTGAGGAAATCAAAGTCTTATCTAAAGAGGCTCTTGAGAAAGGTAAAGAAACTGCTGCCCtccagaaaaagaagaagaagcatgaaTCTGTACTTGAAGCTCTTCGAAAGACTTATGAAGAGATGAAGTTCAAGCAAACTTTTTAGTCTATAATCTGTGGTTTTCCTTTCTAAGAGTTGGTCTTGTGAATCTCTTGTACATATTTGAAGCCTATAacacttttttaaatttttctatAAAGCTTTTGATGGAACTGCCCTGAAACATTCTGGAAAAACAGATGTGAATTTACTTTGAAGAGCGTCCAATTTTAAGCTCCATCCTTGTTGGCCTACCAAAAGAGTTTCCAATTTGCATTCTGAGAGGCCATCGGAGCCTCCAAATACTTTCATGGAGTGCAGTTACCTCCAATTTACACTTGAATCAAATTTGTTGCCGAAAGATGGCaaacaatgataacaacaacTAACAGAAGCACATGGATCCCATTTTCCCCCAAGTGCAATTGAAATAGGTTCCATAATAATTTCTTTGGAAATAATAGTATGCATTAAAAATCCTTCACTGATAAAATTAATGAGTACACTATAAGTTCTCCTAGAACTATGGGGTACCATAAAATACAATTTTTCATAATAAGGTTGATATCAATATAATGAATGACCTTACCAATGGGTGCACTAGCATACACAATAGGGAAAGCAAAACCTCAAATGAAATATATCAAGACTAGTGTGtttcacccgtgcgttgcacggcggaTTTTTATTTTCAGATTTTACCTATCATGATTGATATAAAATAAACAATAGtttcacaaaaaaaacaaagatatGATTTTCGTGATTGAAATACAACGATGACAAAAATGTTATAAATTGAAGATTTAAGTACAGgtaaacaaacaaacaacaccAATTAACGAACGATATAGTATTGGAGTCAACtactatttaaaatatatagatTAGTCTAATGAGTAGATGAATGTCTTGATAAAAATCTTTAAAGTTGACTATCTAGGGAATTCAAGTCTTCTCAAACCATGAAACTGCAAATACATAGATTT
This is a stretch of genomic DNA from Lotus japonicus ecotype B-129 chromosome 1, LjGifu_v1.2. It encodes these proteins:
- the LOC130729137 gene encoding disease resistance protein RUN1-like isoform X4, producing MSFPSNVFREIRIRALILTREHDEINKVVEDVMEDVKADLLAFRQSKDLVGIESRVQDVVRLLNSQQSQHPQILGIWGMAGIGKTTIAKEVFSRIGHGFEALVFLNNVRECTLEHGLLSLQHKLLSTIFETEELQLHSIESAKKILRERLHDRKILVILDDVNEPEQLNALCGSRDWFSSGSVIIVTTRDRRLLKTLGVDHVYRVPELDQIESLELFCWRAFSQASPGEDFVELSRKVVAYSGGLPLALKVTGRTVFGSDASEWKSLLPKLKRDLDHKLYRVLKSCFDDLDETAKVVGLDIACFYSGMDRNEVIQMYAFSAEVALQVLQDQSLLIINENNKLRMHVLLQHAGREFQKEKVLQKVALGKIYDVFLSFRGKDSRPKFVSHLHTSLENAGIYVFRDDDEIRRGDTISDSLLRSLRQSRICIVVLSKHYANSKWCMLELENIMEYRQTMGLVVVPVFYEVDPSDVRHQAGEFGKAFEDLITRTSLDEEDDTVQNCRTALLQVGGIAGVVIINSRNESEDVKKVVEDVTDLLGKTDLFVAEHPVGVEARIQDVIQLLHSHQSKAPLLLGIWGMGGLGKTTIVKAVYNQIRRDFEAKSFLLNVREVCEQNNGIVSLQQKLLSDIYKTTKIKIDNVESGRVELKRRLSQKKIFLVLDDVNRLDQLASLCGSCEWFGQGSRIIITTRDENIVSRAFGVELVYRIKEMDEKESLELFSWHAFKQPIPGEGYADLSRDVVEYCGGLPLALQVIGSFLLTRRRTTEWKNVLEKLKVIPNGEVMEKLKISFDGLSDDDIKEIFLHLAFFFIGMDQHDVIKILKDCEHFAEIGISVLVQQSLVTIDRKNRIGMHDLLRDMGREIVRKKSVDGGKEPSRLWHYQDLDFVLSKDTRKTDVQGLTLKSPEMDTTYNFEAKAFEKMDKLRLLQLAGVKIDGDYKYLSKDLRWLCWHRFPLKYTPTDFHQQSLVAIDFKYSNLEQVWKKSQLLKKLKFLNLSHSPNLRQTPDFSNLPNLEKLVLKDCSSLSSISHTIGNLNELVLLNLKNCTSLHSLPKSIYKLKSLKTLILSGCSKIDKLEEDIEQMESLTILVADNTAITRVPFAVVRSKSIGYISLCGYEGFSRDVFPSIIRSWMSPTNNILFQVQTSSMGMSSLDILYEQNSSSSGLFYALKDLQKLRRLWVKCDSEVQLNECVERILDALKITNCAELEATPSTSQVSNNSSALLDCHNQVRISGSKLSSTSLLIQMGMNCRVFNTLKETILQMSPIESGLLPSDDYPDWLTFNSDCSSVTFEVPQVDGRNLRTIMFIVYSSSPDNITSEGLKNVLMINCTKNTIQLYKKGALGSFNEEEWQKVVSNIEPGNKVKVVVFFEKEFIVKKTSVYLIYDVPTDQKTEHCHEPDKSVPVSGGDENDFSQPEGSNADPPPCLKKKKIKHKDTQKPIPNDIVEKFPEIPGGEAVYVYREADRNVPPETQGPQIPPSGIPTRTNIEVPSPPIENPLKEAAVSENEPLQNPFPKIVNPSGPTSEAQILDTLNEPTVQQQESPPCPSLNIKDYEKMLEDDPFQLMMKIISKEIHFSDTKQISTKTSESSTSTPLPMLINQLKELIFSVDLIEALPSNTFLSNQIRKVMDEIEVHQDKLKAYRDIGVGNFCYWYNDLTSTIDQIKNSKLFIFQLEADQEEIRQKLMKTRSKYDGAIAAVLMGASRRCEIKNEIQSLKQQISELEKEDALIIEEELKCEDQKRNIIEEIKVLSKEALEKGKETAALQKKKKKHESVLEALRKTYEEMKFKQTF